The following are from one region of the Streptomyces changanensis genome:
- the idi gene encoding isopentenyl-diphosphate Delta-isomerase: MPTTPATEANSSSNGSAPTIMLELVDEDGSTIGTAEKLSAHQAPGQLHRAFSVFLFDEEGRLLLQRRALGKYHSPGVWSNTCCGHPYPGEAPFTAAARRVFEELGVSPSLMAEAGTVRYNHPDPDSGLVEQEFNHLFVGMVQAPLRPDAQEVEETAFVTAQELAERHASAPFSAWFMTVLDAARPAIKELTGATGGW; this comes from the coding sequence ATGCCGACCACACCTGCCACCGAGGCGAACAGCTCGTCGAACGGATCCGCGCCCACGATCATGCTCGAACTGGTCGACGAGGACGGCAGCACCATCGGCACCGCGGAGAAGCTCTCCGCGCACCAGGCACCGGGACAGCTGCACCGGGCGTTCTCGGTGTTCCTCTTCGACGAGGAGGGGCGGCTGCTGCTCCAGCGCAGGGCGCTTGGCAAGTACCACTCACCGGGTGTCTGGTCGAACACCTGTTGCGGGCATCCGTACCCGGGCGAGGCGCCGTTCACGGCCGCCGCGCGACGGGTGTTCGAGGAGCTCGGGGTGTCGCCGTCGCTGATGGCCGAGGCCGGGACCGTCCGCTACAACCACCCGGACCCGGACTCGGGTCTGGTGGAGCAGGAGTTCAACCACCTCTTCGTGGGGATGGTGCAGGCTCCGCTGCGGCCGGACGCCCAAGAGGTCGAGGAGACGGCGTTCGTCACGGCGCAGGAGCTGGCCGAGCGGCACGCGAGCGCGCCGTTCTCCGCCTGGTTCATGACCGTCCTGGACGCGGCCCGGCCGGCGATCAAGGAGCTGACGGGGGCCACGGGCGGCTGGTGA
- a CDS encoding enoyl-CoA hydratase/isomerase family protein: protein MEPQQPQASQVPQEPRPPQPPQAARAAREPRLEHRVADGVATVVISNPAKRNAMTADMWRAVPELLAELAADRDVRALVLTGDGDTFCAGADISALRRPDDRQQSLAVRAEEALAAFPRPTLAAVRGYCVGGGCQLAAACDLRFAEAGARFGVTPAKLGIVYPASSTRRLASLVGPATAKYLLFSAELIDDERALRTGLVDELLPAGGLDERVAAFLRVLTSRSLLTQAAAKEYADGRTGREEHWAEQARTSGDRAEGVAAFLERREPRFTYRG from the coding sequence ATGGAGCCGCAGCAGCCGCAGGCGTCGCAGGTACCGCAGGAGCCACGCCCCCCGCAGCCACCGCAGGCAGCACGCGCAGCGCGCGAGCCCCGGCTGGAGCACCGCGTCGCCGACGGCGTCGCGACCGTCGTCATCAGCAACCCGGCGAAGCGCAACGCCATGACGGCCGACATGTGGCGGGCCGTGCCGGAGCTGCTGGCCGAGCTGGCCGCCGACCGCGACGTACGGGCGCTGGTGCTCACCGGCGACGGCGACACCTTCTGCGCCGGGGCCGACATCTCCGCGCTGCGTCGGCCGGACGACCGTCAGCAGTCGCTGGCCGTGCGCGCCGAGGAGGCGCTCGCCGCCTTCCCCCGGCCGACCCTCGCCGCGGTGCGGGGGTACTGCGTGGGCGGCGGCTGCCAGCTGGCGGCCGCCTGCGACCTGCGCTTCGCCGAGGCCGGGGCGCGCTTCGGGGTGACGCCCGCGAAGCTCGGCATCGTCTACCCGGCCTCCTCCACCCGGCGTCTGGCCTCCCTCGTCGGGCCGGCCACCGCCAAGTACCTGCTCTTCTCCGCCGAGCTGATCGACGACGAGCGGGCGCTGCGCACGGGCCTGGTCGACGAGCTGCTGCCCGCCGGGGGCCTGGACGAGCGGGTCGCGGCGTTCCTCCGCGTCCTGACCTCGCGGTCCCTGCTCACGCAGGCCGCCGCGAAGGAGTACGCGGACGGACGCACCGGGCGCGAGGAGCACTGGGCGGAGCAGGCGCGTACGAGCGGCGACCGGGCGGAGGGCGTCGCGGCGTTCCTGGAGCGGCGGGAGCCGCGCTTCACGTACCGGGGCTGA
- a CDS encoding cation diffusion facilitator family transporter, which produces MGAGHDHGHTHGGPPTGTAGAAHRWRLRVALTITLGVMVVEIVGGLLADSLALLADAAHMATDAVGLGMALLAIHMANRPATANRTYGYARAEILAALANCLLLLGAGGYVLFEAVQRFVTPAETKGGLTVVFALVGLAANMVSLSLLTRGRKDSLNVRGAYLEVLADALGSVTVLVAAGVILATGWQAADPIASLVIGMMIVPRTLRLLRETLDVLLESAPKGVDMTEVRAHLLALPGVEDVHDLHAWTITSGMPVLSAHVVVDASVLDGPGHEKMLHSLQECLVGHFDVEHCTFQLEPGGHAEHEAGFCH; this is translated from the coding sequence ATGGGGGCTGGGCACGACCACGGGCACACGCACGGCGGACCACCGACCGGTACGGCCGGAGCCGCGCACCGCTGGCGGCTGCGGGTGGCCCTGACCATCACGCTGGGCGTGATGGTGGTCGAGATCGTCGGCGGGCTGCTCGCCGACTCGCTCGCGCTGCTCGCGGACGCGGCGCACATGGCCACGGACGCCGTCGGCCTGGGCATGGCGCTGCTCGCCATCCACATGGCGAACCGCCCGGCCACCGCGAACCGCACCTACGGCTACGCCCGCGCCGAGATCCTCGCGGCTCTCGCCAACTGTCTGCTGCTGCTCGGGGCCGGCGGCTACGTCCTGTTCGAGGCGGTCCAGCGGTTCGTCACCCCCGCCGAGACGAAGGGCGGCCTGACGGTCGTCTTCGCGCTGGTCGGTCTGGCCGCGAACATGGTGTCGCTGTCGCTGCTGACGCGGGGGCGCAAGGACAGTCTGAACGTGCGCGGCGCGTACCTGGAGGTGCTGGCGGACGCACTCGGCTCGGTGACGGTGCTCGTGGCGGCGGGCGTCATCCTGGCGACCGGCTGGCAGGCGGCGGACCCGATCGCGTCGCTGGTGATCGGCATGATGATCGTCCCGCGCACGCTGCGGCTGCTGCGCGAGACGCTGGACGTGCTGCTGGAGTCCGCACCGAAGGGCGTGGACATGACGGAGGTCCGGGCGCACCTGCTGGCGCTGCCGGGCGTGGAGGACGTGCACGACCTCCACGCGTGGACGATCACGTCGGGGATGCCCGTGCTGTCGGCGCACGTCGTGGTCGACGCGAGCGTGCTGGACGGCCCGGGGCACGAGAAGATGCTGCACTCGCTGCAGGAGTGCCTGGTCGGCCACTTCGACGTGGAGCACTGCACCTTCCAGCTGGAGCCCGGCGGGCACGCGGAGCACGAGGCCGGCTTCTGCCACTGA
- a CDS encoding GNAT family N-acetyltransferase has product MSHAFHDVPSTASSSSPPGPRWPTRPETDADRAAVHAVNAAAFPTPAEADLVDALRADPDAWLPGLSYVAEAPDGSVAAYALITRCRVGDAPAAALAPVAVAPAHQRRGAGQAVVRAVLEAARLRGERLVLVLGHPEYYPRFGFAPASRYGIRPPFDVPDAAMMALVPDGSDRPPSGTITYPPAFGV; this is encoded by the coding sequence GTGTCCCACGCTTTCCACGACGTCCCCTCCACTGCCTCGTCCTCCTCCCCTCCGGGTCCGCGCTGGCCGACCCGCCCCGAGACGGACGCGGACCGCGCGGCGGTCCACGCCGTCAACGCCGCGGCCTTCCCGACGCCGGCCGAAGCGGACCTCGTCGACGCGCTGCGCGCCGACCCCGACGCCTGGCTGCCGGGCCTGTCGTACGTCGCCGAGGCGCCCGACGGCTCCGTGGCCGCGTACGCGCTGATCACCCGGTGCCGGGTCGGCGACGCCCCGGCGGCGGCGCTCGCCCCCGTGGCGGTGGCCCCCGCGCACCAGCGGCGCGGCGCCGGGCAGGCGGTGGTGCGCGCCGTCCTGGAGGCGGCGCGGCTGCGCGGCGAGCGGCTGGTGCTGGTCCTCGGTCATCCGGAGTACTACCCGCGCTTCGGCTTCGCACCGGCGTCCCGGTACGGGATCCGGCCGCCCTTCGACGTGCCGGACGCGGCCATGATGGCGCTCGTGCCGGACGGTTCGGACCGGCCGCCCTCGGGAACGATCACCTATCCGCCCGCGTTCGGGGTGTGA
- a CDS encoding SCO6745 family protein, translated as MTTLPPRAVRRCHHPVNLLHSTVYFSPEFATELAGVGVADPHAAYFAGRAAAMGAVGPGVVTGTFYNFNHALVARYLPAVWDTASPADVLAARLRAADATVRRLLGDAAASDGMAEAARLALRATEACTRHGRPLYAAHADLPVPEAPHLAFWHAATLLREHRGDAHLAALLSADLDPLEAVVSHTATGTGISPRWVLATRGWEQADWDAAVERLRGRGLLDAAGGLTEAGAALREEVEAHTDRLDAAPYEHLGAEGVARLTELARGFLTAAAAAGAFPSRLTGQG; from the coding sequence ATGACGACTCTCCCGCCCCGGGCCGTGCGCCGCTGCCACCACCCGGTGAACCTGCTCCACTCGACCGTCTACTTCTCCCCCGAGTTCGCCACCGAGCTGGCGGGCGTGGGCGTCGCCGACCCGCACGCCGCCTACTTCGCGGGCCGGGCCGCCGCCATGGGCGCCGTCGGGCCCGGTGTCGTCACCGGGACCTTCTACAACTTCAACCACGCCCTCGTCGCCCGGTACCTGCCCGCCGTGTGGGACACCGCGTCCCCGGCCGACGTGCTGGCCGCGCGGCTGCGCGCGGCCGACGCGACCGTACGGCGGCTGCTCGGCGACGCCGCCGCCTCGGACGGGATGGCGGAGGCGGCCCGGCTGGCGCTGCGCGCCACCGAGGCGTGCACCCGGCACGGCCGCCCGCTCTACGCCGCCCACGCCGACCTGCCGGTGCCCGAGGCGCCGCACCTCGCGTTCTGGCACGCCGCGACGCTGCTGCGCGAGCACCGGGGCGACGCGCACCTCGCGGCGCTGCTCAGCGCGGACCTCGACCCGCTGGAGGCCGTGGTGAGCCACACCGCGACCGGTACGGGCATCTCCCCGCGCTGGGTGCTCGCCACCCGCGGCTGGGAGCAGGCCGACTGGGACGCCGCGGTCGAGCGGCTGCGCGGACGCGGACTGCTGGACGCGGCGGGCGGGCTGACCGAGGCGGGCGCCGCCCTCCGCGAGGAGGTGGAGGCCCACACGGACCGGCTGGACGCCGCCCCCTACGAGCACCTGGGCGCCGAGGGCGTCGCCCGACTCACCGAGCTGGCCAGGGGATTCCTCACGGCGGCGGCCGCGGCGGGCGCCTTCCCCTCCCGGCTCACCGGCCAGGGCTGA
- a CDS encoding Tex family protein: MTTSIEGRIAEELGVRERQVRAAVELLDGGSTVPFIARYRKEATGTLDDAQLRTLEERLRYLRELEDRRAAVLDSVREQGKLTPELEARIREADTKARLEDIYLPFKPKRRTKAQIAREAGLEPLAEGLLRDPSTEPLAAASAFVDADRGVADPAAALEGARAILTERFSEDPDLIGELRERMWTRGRLVARVREGKEEAGAKFADYFDFAEPFTELPSHRVLAMLRGEKEDVLDLVLEPEEPREGPSTYEGTVARRFGVADRGRPADKWLADTVRWAWRTRILVHLGIDLRLRLRTAAEDEAVRVFAANLRDLLLAAPAGTRATLGLDPGFRTGVKVAVVDATGKVVATDTIHPHVPRNQWDESLARLARLAKQHAVELVAIGNGTASRETDRLAADLLARHPELGLTKVMVSEAGASVYSASAFASQELPELDVSLRGAVSIARRLQDPLAELVKIDPKSIGVGQYQHDLSEVKLSRSLDAVVEDCVNGVGVDVNTASAPLLSRVSGISAGLAENIVAHRDANGPFRSRRALKDVPRLGPKAYEQCAGFLRIRGGDDPLDASAVHPEAYPVVRRMVKATGGEVASLIGNAGVLRSLRADDFVDGTFGLPTVTDILRELEKPGRDPRPAFRTATFKEGVEKIGDLAPGMVLEGVVTNVAAFGAFVDVGVHQDGLVHVSAMSRTFVKDPRDVVKPGDVVKVKVLEVDGARKRISLTLRLDDEPVADGQSGGPRRERGPRPPQQRQGAAAGQDRRGGRGGERGGGTGGGGERGSGGERGGNRGGDRRAAAQGNSAMADALRKAGLLDGGGKNRR, encoded by the coding sequence GTGACGACGTCCATCGAAGGCAGGATCGCCGAGGAACTCGGCGTACGGGAACGGCAGGTCAGGGCGGCCGTCGAGCTGCTGGACGGCGGATCGACCGTGCCGTTCATCGCGCGGTACCGCAAGGAGGCGACCGGGACGCTCGACGACGCGCAGCTGCGCACCCTGGAGGAGCGGCTGCGCTACCTGCGGGAGCTGGAGGACCGCCGCGCCGCGGTCCTGGACTCCGTCCGCGAACAGGGCAAGCTGACCCCGGAGTTGGAGGCCCGCATCCGGGAGGCCGACACCAAGGCGCGTCTGGAGGACATCTACCTGCCCTTCAAGCCGAAGCGGCGGACCAAGGCGCAGATCGCCCGTGAGGCGGGGCTGGAGCCGCTCGCCGAGGGGCTGCTGCGCGACCCGTCGACGGAGCCGCTCGCCGCGGCGTCCGCGTTCGTCGACGCCGACCGGGGCGTCGCCGACCCGGCCGCCGCGCTGGAGGGCGCCCGCGCCATCCTCACCGAACGGTTCTCGGAGGACCCCGACCTCATCGGCGAACTGCGCGAGCGGATGTGGACGCGCGGCCGCCTGGTGGCGCGGGTACGGGAGGGCAAGGAGGAGGCGGGCGCGAAGTTCGCCGACTACTTCGACTTCGCCGAGCCGTTCACCGAGCTGCCCTCGCACCGGGTGCTGGCGATGCTGCGCGGCGAGAAGGAGGACGTGCTCGACCTGGTCCTGGAGCCGGAGGAGCCGCGGGAGGGCCCGTCCACGTACGAGGGGACGGTGGCCAGGCGGTTCGGCGTCGCCGACCGGGGCCGGCCGGCCGACAAATGGCTCGCCGACACCGTCCGCTGGGCGTGGCGCACCCGCATCCTCGTCCACCTCGGCATCGACCTGCGGCTGCGGCTGCGCACGGCGGCGGAGGACGAGGCGGTGCGGGTCTTCGCCGCGAACCTGCGCGACCTGCTGCTGGCCGCCCCCGCCGGGACGAGGGCGACGCTCGGCCTGGACCCCGGCTTCCGCACGGGCGTCAAGGTCGCCGTCGTCGACGCGACGGGCAAGGTGGTCGCGACCGACACCATTCATCCGCACGTCCCACGCAACCAGTGGGACGAGTCGCTGGCGAGGCTGGCGCGGCTGGCGAAGCAGCACGCCGTCGAGCTCGTCGCCATCGGCAACGGCACCGCCTCCCGCGAGACGGACAGGCTCGCCGCGGACCTCCTCGCCCGCCACCCGGAGCTGGGGCTCACCAAGGTGATGGTCTCGGAGGCCGGTGCCTCCGTGTACTCGGCGTCGGCGTTCGCCTCCCAGGAGCTGCCCGAGCTCGACGTGTCGCTGCGCGGCGCGGTGTCGATCGCGCGGCGGCTCCAGGACCCGCTGGCCGAGCTGGTGAAGATCGACCCCAAGTCGATCGGTGTCGGCCAGTACCAGCACGACCTGTCCGAGGTGAAGTTGTCCCGCTCGCTGGACGCGGTCGTGGAGGACTGTGTGAACGGCGTGGGCGTCGACGTCAACACGGCGTCCGCGCCGCTGCTGTCGCGGGTCTCGGGCATCAGCGCGGGCCTCGCGGAGAACATCGTGGCGCACCGGGACGCGAACGGCCCGTTCCGCTCGCGGCGGGCCCTGAAGGACGTGCCGCGGCTCGGCCCGAAGGCGTACGAGCAGTGCGCGGGCTTCCTGCGGATCCGCGGCGGCGACGACCCGCTGGACGCGTCGGCCGTGCACCCGGAGGCCTACCCGGTGGTGCGGCGGATGGTGAAGGCGACCGGCGGGGAGGTCGCCTCCCTGATCGGCAACGCCGGGGTGCTGCGGTCGCTGCGCGCCGACGACTTCGTCGACGGGACCTTCGGTCTGCCCACGGTGACGGACATCCTGCGGGAGCTGGAGAAGCCGGGGCGCGACCCGCGGCCGGCGTTCCGGACGGCCACCTTCAAGGAGGGCGTCGAGAAGATCGGCGACCTCGCGCCGGGGATGGTGCTGGAGGGCGTCGTGACCAACGTGGCGGCGTTCGGCGCGTTCGTGGACGTCGGCGTGCACCAGGACGGCCTGGTCCACGTGTCGGCGATGTCGCGCACCTTCGTCAAGGACCCGCGTGACGTGGTGAAGCCCGGTGACGTGGTGAAGGTGAAGGTCCTGGAGGTCGACGGGGCGCGCAAGCGGATCTCGCTCACGCTGCGCCTGGACGACGAGCCCGTGGCGGACGGGCAGTCCGGCGGCCCGCGCCGCGAGCGCGGCCCCCGTCCGCCCCAGCAGCGCCAGGGCGCCGCGGCCGGCCAGGACCGGCGCGGCGGCCGGGGCGGCGAGCGCGGTGGTGGTACCGGCGGAGGCGGCGAGCGCGGCAGTGGTGGCGAGCGCGGCGGGAACCGCGGCGGCGACCGGCGGGCCGCGGCACAGGGCAACAGCGCGATGGCCGACGCGCTGCGCAAGGCGGGCCTGCTCGACGGCGGGGGCAAGAACCGCCGCTGA
- a CDS encoding HdeD family acid-resistance protein, which translates to MRDTTHDPAREGKRLSRSFGRLALLGAALVLGGLFGLVYTGLATLTSMLLFGWLLLIGGAVGLLHALESRRTGSFWLAVVVAALNIAAGFVVIRHPAESAEAFTMFAALLFLTGGVFRLVGSAVVRGPQFGWTLLQGAFGVLLGLLVLFGWPENSLYVLGTFFSLALLFDGLGLIAMGLGGRRVVGMVSEGRAPHEEHRRPEAPETDPHRPEK; encoded by the coding sequence ATGCGCGATACCACCCACGACCCGGCCCGCGAGGGGAAGCGGCTGAGTCGCAGTTTCGGCCGGCTGGCGCTCCTGGGGGCGGCCCTGGTGCTCGGCGGACTGTTCGGCCTCGTCTACACGGGCCTGGCCACCCTGACGTCCATGCTGCTGTTCGGCTGGCTGCTGCTGATCGGCGGCGCGGTCGGCCTGCTGCACGCGCTGGAGTCGCGCCGCACCGGGTCCTTCTGGCTGGCCGTGGTGGTCGCCGCGCTGAACATCGCCGCGGGGTTCGTCGTGATCCGCCACCCAGCCGAGTCGGCCGAGGCGTTCACCATGTTCGCGGCGCTCCTCTTCCTCACCGGCGGCGTCTTCCGGCTGGTGGGCAGCGCGGTGGTGCGCGGCCCGCAGTTCGGCTGGACGCTGCTCCAGGGCGCCTTCGGCGTCCTGCTGGGCCTGCTCGTCCTGTTCGGCTGGCCGGAGAACAGCCTGTACGTGCTCGGCACGTTCTTCTCCCTCGCCCTGCTCTTCGACGGGCTCGGCCTGATCGCCATGGGGCTGGGCGGGCGCCGCGTGGTCGGCATGGTCTCCGAGGGGAGGGCGCCGCACGAGGAGCACCGGCGTCCGGAGGCGCCAGAAACGGATCCGCACCGGCCGGAGAAGTAG
- a CDS encoding ATP-binding protein, with translation MATIEHEGESRTAPGRGGVPARPPSYEGVWRFTAPAVDASVPQARHAVRDLLEHQGVPSGGDVAQGLLLIVSELVTNAVRHAALLSPQVSVEVAIGPAWVRVAVQDDHPYRPKALETDYAQTGGRGLLLVREITREAGGTCDVEHTATGGKTIWAALPR, from the coding sequence GTGGCGACAATCGAGCACGAGGGTGAGAGCCGGACCGCGCCGGGCCGCGGAGGCGTCCCGGCCCGGCCGCCGTCGTACGAAGGGGTCTGGCGCTTCACCGCACCCGCGGTCGACGCCTCCGTACCGCAGGCCCGGCACGCCGTACGCGACCTGCTGGAGCATCAGGGGGTACCGAGCGGCGGAGACGTCGCCCAGGGTCTGCTCCTGATCGTCTCCGAGCTGGTCACGAACGCCGTGCGGCACGCGGCACTGCTCTCCCCGCAGGTGTCGGTGGAGGTCGCGATCGGCCCCGCCTGGGTCAGGGTGGCCGTCCAGGACGACCACCCCTACCGGCCGAAGGCGCTGGAGACCGACTACGCGCAGACGGGGGGCCGGGGCCTGCTGCTGGTCCGCGAGATCACCCGCGAGGCGGGCGGCACCTGCGACGTCGAGCACACCGCGACCGGCGGCAAGACCATCTGGGCCGCCCTGCCCCGGTGA
- a CDS encoding ABC-F family ATP-binding cassette domain-containing protein: MTATLVAKNLAAGHAERSLFTGLDLVVAPGDVIGLVGVNGAGKSTLLRLLAGLDAPEDGEVHLSPRTAAVGHLPQEPDRRPGETVRAFLARRTGVAAAQEEMDAATQGLVDGAPGADDAYSTALERWLALGGADLDDRAEETAAALGLTVGLDQPMTALSGGQAARAGLASLLLSRYDVFLLDEPTNDLDLDGLERLEGFVRGLRAGTVVVSHDREFLARTVTKVLELDLAQGRTALYGGGYEAYLEERDTARRHAREEYDEYADKRAALEGRAQMQRSWMDKGVKNARRKAGDNDKLGRKFRSEASEKQAAKARQTQRMIERLETVDEPRKEWELRMEIAAAPRSGAVVASLRDAEVRRGDFAFGPVTLQVDWADRIAVTGANGAGKSTLLAALLGRLPLDAGHASLGSGVLVGEVDQARRLFHGEETLLDAFCAAVPDTEPAEVRTLLAKFGLKAAHVMRPATTLSPGERTRAALALLQGRGVNLLVLDEPTNHLDLPAIEQLESALDAFSGTLLLVTHDRRMLDAVHVTRRVEVAGGKVTEI, translated from the coding sequence ATGACTGCCACCCTCGTCGCCAAGAACCTCGCCGCCGGACACGCGGAGCGCTCGCTCTTCACCGGCCTCGACCTCGTCGTCGCCCCCGGCGACGTCATCGGACTCGTCGGTGTCAACGGCGCCGGCAAGTCCACCCTGCTCCGGCTCCTCGCCGGGCTGGACGCGCCCGAGGACGGCGAGGTCCACCTCTCACCCCGCACCGCGGCCGTCGGCCACCTCCCGCAGGAGCCGGACCGCCGGCCCGGCGAGACCGTGCGGGCCTTCCTCGCCCGCCGCACCGGCGTGGCCGCCGCCCAGGAGGAGATGGACGCCGCGACGCAGGGCCTGGTCGACGGGGCGCCCGGCGCCGACGACGCGTATTCCACCGCTCTGGAGCGCTGGCTCGCCCTCGGCGGCGCGGACCTCGACGACCGGGCCGAGGAGACCGCCGCGGCCCTCGGCCTCACCGTCGGCCTCGACCAGCCGATGACCGCGCTCTCCGGCGGCCAGGCCGCCCGCGCCGGACTCGCCTCGCTGCTGCTCTCCCGCTACGACGTGTTCCTGCTGGACGAGCCGACCAACGACCTCGACCTCGACGGGCTGGAGCGGCTGGAGGGGTTCGTGCGCGGTCTGCGCGCCGGGACGGTGGTCGTCAGCCACGACCGGGAGTTCCTCGCCCGTACCGTCACCAAGGTCCTCGAACTGGACCTGGCGCAGGGCCGCACCGCCCTCTACGGCGGCGGCTACGAGGCGTACCTGGAGGAGCGTGACACGGCCCGCCGGCACGCCCGCGAGGAGTACGACGAGTACGCCGACAAGCGGGCCGCCCTGGAGGGCCGCGCCCAGATGCAGCGCTCCTGGATGGACAAGGGCGTGAAGAACGCCCGCCGCAAGGCCGGGGACAACGACAAGCTCGGCCGCAAGTTCCGCAGCGAGGCGAGCGAGAAGCAGGCCGCGAAGGCCCGCCAGACCCAGCGCATGATCGAGCGCCTGGAGACGGTGGACGAGCCGCGCAAGGAGTGGGAGCTGCGCATGGAGATCGCCGCGGCCCCCCGCTCGGGGGCCGTCGTGGCGTCCCTGCGCGACGCCGAGGTGCGGCGCGGCGACTTCGCCTTCGGACCTGTGACCCTCCAGGTCGACTGGGCCGACCGGATCGCCGTCACCGGCGCCAACGGCGCGGGCAAGTCGACCCTCCTCGCCGCGCTCCTCGGCCGCCTCCCGCTGGACGCGGGCCACGCTTCCCTGGGCTCCGGGGTCCTCGTCGGCGAGGTCGACCAGGCGCGCCGGCTCTTCCACGGCGAGGAGACGCTGCTCGACGCCTTCTGCGCGGCCGTGCCCGACACGGAACCGGCCGAGGTGCGCACGCTCCTCGCGAAGTTCGGGCTCAAGGCCGCCCACGTGATGCGCCCGGCGACGACGCTCTCCCCGGGCGAGCGCACCCGCGCGGCCCTGGCACTGCTCCAGGGCCGGGGCGTCAACCTGCTCGTGCTGGACGAGCCGACCAACCACCTGGACCTGCCCGCCATCGAGCAGCTGGAGTCGGCCCTCGACGCCTTCTCCGGCACCCTGCTGCTGGTGACGCACGACCGCCGGATGCTGGACGCCGTCCACGTCACCCGCCGCGTCGAGGTCGCCGGCGGGAAGGTCACCGAGATCTGA